The following coding sequences are from one Bombus affinis isolate iyBomAffi1 unplaced genomic scaffold, iyBomAffi1.2 ctg00000070.1, whole genome shotgun sequence window:
- the LOC126927058 gene encoding uncharacterized protein LOC126927058 isoform X1, with the protein MKDSKILAILICLQIIFVTFVPSGAVHLGGNCTDFEGRSVLHGQMYVPGPWICIHCICYNSKSTSCGRLRCSIPASCKRFRVGRRCCEFECLDAVGTEYWSGSDVVIVDGSPKLEKHSVLWTLSLVMAIVIF; encoded by the exons tcatctgtttgcaaattattttcgtcactttcgtcccgtcaggggctg tgcatttaggaggaaactgtactgatttcgaaggacgatctgtcttacatggacagatgtatgtaccgggaccttggatttgcatacactgcatatgttacaattcgaagtcaacatcttgcgggcgtctccgctgttcaattcctgcg agctgcaagagattccgcgttggacgccgatgttgcgagttcgaatgcctggatgcggttggcactgagtattggtccggatctgatgtggttatcgtcgatggttcacctaaacttgaaaaacatagtgtattgtggacgctgagcttagtgatggcaattgtaatattttaa